In Aggregatibacter sp. 2125159857, one DNA window encodes the following:
- a CDS encoding terminase large subunit domain-containing protein, with product MEEQTIEQALPEVSADSKRQAQVMYFSGYKIAEISRQLNIPASTIASWKEREKWDDLAPVGRVERTLESRLNLLILKDNKSGSDYKEIDLLSRQMERMARVKKYSFGDGNETDLNPKLKNRNTGERRKPEQNAISQEQEELLINGFLGGMFQYQRIWHDAKKHRIRNILKSRQIGATYYFAHEAFIDALTTGHNQIFLSASKKQDLQFRSYIVSYAKQTADVDLKGETIKLPNGAELIFLGTNSATAQSYHGNLYFDEIFWVPKFDVMRKVASGMAAQKMYRQTYFSTPTTIAHPAYAFFSGKAFNRGRAKADKVEIDISHENLRTGKLCADRQWKQIVTIHDALEGGCNLFNLEDLLAENSKEEFEQLFLCQFADDNSSAFKFADLQLCQVDSFEEWHDFKPFYQRPFGNREVWLGYDPAFTGDRAALAIVAPPRVEGGDYRVLHKQTFHGMDYETQASRIKQFCDDYNVSRIVIDKTGMGSGVFQEVKKFYPTVQGLDYNADLKNEMVLKTQNLIQKRRLKFDSGDNDIVTSFMTVKKRITGTGKITYVSDRSEDASHGDLSWAIMNCILNVPYGLGGDVVAQSQSAIFTFE from the coding sequence ATGGAAGAACAAACAATTGAACAGGCTTTGCCGGAAGTGTCGGCAGACAGTAAGCGACAGGCGCAGGTGATGTATTTTAGTGGCTATAAGATTGCTGAAATTTCACGTCAGTTAAATATTCCGGCTTCAACAATTGCCAGCTGGAAAGAACGGGAAAAGTGGGATGATTTAGCCCCAGTTGGGCGGGTTGAACGCACCCTTGAAAGTCGTCTGAATTTGCTGATTTTAAAAGACAATAAAAGCGGTTCGGATTACAAAGAAATTGATTTACTTAGTCGCCAAATGGAACGTATGGCGAGGGTGAAAAAATATTCCTTTGGTGATGGCAATGAAACGGACCTTAACCCGAAACTGAAAAACCGCAATACCGGTGAGCGCAGAAAACCTGAACAAAATGCCATTAGCCAAGAACAAGAAGAATTGCTGATTAATGGTTTTTTAGGTGGGATGTTTCAATATCAACGGATTTGGCATGACGCTAAGAAACATCGCATTCGCAATATTCTTAAAAGTCGTCAAATTGGGGCGACTTATTATTTCGCCCATGAAGCGTTTATTGATGCGCTGACGACGGGCCATAACCAAATTTTTCTTTCTGCCAGTAAGAAACAAGACCTGCAGTTTCGATCGTATATTGTGAGCTATGCCAAACAAACGGCGGACGTAGATTTAAAAGGTGAAACCATCAAATTGCCAAATGGGGCTGAATTGATTTTCTTGGGGACTAATTCCGCCACAGCGCAAAGTTACCATGGAAATCTTTACTTCGACGAAATCTTTTGGGTGCCAAAATTCGATGTGATGCGGAAAGTTGCCAGTGGCATGGCGGCGCAAAAGATGTATCGTCAAACCTATTTTTCTACGCCGACTACAATTGCTCACCCTGCCTATGCGTTCTTTTCCGGAAAAGCGTTCAATCGTGGGCGAGCAAAAGCGGACAAAGTGGAAATTGATATTTCACACGAAAACCTGAGAACGGGCAAACTCTGTGCCGACCGTCAGTGGAAACAGATTGTGACAATTCATGATGCGTTGGAAGGCGGTTGCAACCTGTTCAACCTTGAAGATTTATTGGCCGAAAACAGCAAGGAAGAGTTTGAACAACTTTTTCTGTGCCAATTTGCTGATGATAACAGTTCCGCCTTTAAATTTGCCGACTTACAACTTTGCCAAGTGGATAGTTTTGAAGAATGGCATGATTTCAAGCCATTTTATCAACGGCCTTTTGGCAATAGGGAAGTTTGGTTGGGTTATGACCCGGCGTTTACTGGCGACCGTGCGGCACTTGCTATTGTTGCTCCGCCACGCGTGGAGGGCGGCGATTATCGTGTGTTGCACAAACAAACTTTTCATGGCATGGATTACGAAACACAGGCAAGCCGAATCAAACAGTTTTGTGACGATTACAATGTGTCGCGCATTGTGATTGATAAAACAGGGATGGGTTCTGGGGTGTTCCAAGAAGTTAAGAAGTTTTATCCGACTGTTCAGGGTTTGGACTATAACGCCGATCTGAAAAATGAGATGGTTCTCAAAACTCAGAACCTAATTCAAAAACGTCGTTTGAAATTCGACAGTGGAGACAATGATATTGTGACCAGTTTCATGACCGTGAAAAAACGCATTACGGGAACTGGGAAGATTACTTATGTTTCTGACCGTTCGGAAGATGCCTCACATGGCGATTTGTCGTGGGCGATTATGAACTGCATTCTTAACGTTCCTTATGGCTTGGGCGGTGATGTCGTCGCACAAAGCCAATCCGCTATTTTTACCTTTGAATAG
- a CDS encoding phage portal protein, whose protein sequence is MSKSKKKTTALSGNATAQAFSFGDPIPVLDRAEILNYFESVLVYEKYYNPPINLGYLAKALGASPHHQSAITVKKNILLSTCKTTALLPRTQLEKLVQDYLVFGNAFIEVVKNAFGDVIALRSPLAKYMRVGVDEGQFFQIVTGYEEYEFKKGSVLQLINPDINQEIYGVPEYLAALQSAFLNESATLFRRKYYLNGAHAGSIIYMTDPTQNKDDIQSIKDQIKQTKGTGNFKNLFVYIPNGKKDGFQVIPLSDAVSKDDFLNIKNASRDDVLAAHRVPPQLMGIVPNNTGGFGDVEKATKVFFVNEIIPLQERLKEINERLGIEVITFSEYKLLEEK, encoded by the coding sequence ATGAGCAAATCAAAGAAAAAAACCACCGCACTTTCCGGCAATGCCACAGCACAAGCCTTTAGTTTTGGTGATCCGATTCCGGTGCTAGACCGTGCCGAAATTCTGAATTATTTTGAATCTGTACTGGTTTATGAAAAATATTATAATCCGCCGATTAATTTGGGCTATTTAGCTAAAGCCCTTGGCGCTTCCCCACACCATCAAAGTGCAATCACAGTGAAGAAAAATATCTTACTTTCCACCTGTAAAACGACCGCACTTTTACCCAGAACACAACTTGAAAAACTGGTTCAGGATTATTTGGTGTTTGGCAATGCGTTCATTGAAGTCGTGAAGAATGCGTTCGGTGATGTGATTGCACTTAGATCGCCTTTAGCAAAATATATGCGTGTTGGTGTTGATGAAGGTCAATTCTTCCAAATCGTGACTGGCTATGAAGAATATGAATTTAAAAAAGGTTCCGTGCTGCAACTTATCAATCCTGACATTAACCAAGAAATTTATGGTGTACCGGAATATTTAGCTGCATTACAATCCGCATTTCTTAACGAGAGTGCAACCCTGTTCCGCCGTAAATATTATCTGAATGGTGCGCACGCAGGGTCTATTATTTATATGACGGACCCAACGCAGAATAAGGATGATATTCAATCCATCAAGGACCAAATCAAACAAACTAAAGGCACCGGCAACTTTAAGAATCTGTTCGTTTATATTCCAAACGGCAAGAAAGACGGCTTTCAGGTGATTCCGCTTTCAGATGCCGTATCGAAAGACGACTTCTTAAATATTAAGAATGCAAGCCGTGATGATGTGTTGGCCGCGCATAGGGTTCCACCTCAATTAATGGGGATTGTGCCAAATAATACCGGTGGATTTGGTGATGTAGAAAAAGCCACTAAAGTTTTTTTTGTGAATGAAATCATTCCACTTCAAGAACGGCTAAAAGAAATTAATGAACGTTTAGGCATTGAAGTAATCACTTTTAGCGAATACAAATTGCTAGAAGAAAAATAG
- the glyQ gene encoding glycine--tRNA ligase subunit alpha: MTKFNVKTFQGMILALQEYWANQGCTIVQPFDMEVGAGTSHPMTALRALGPEPMAFAYVQPSRRPTDGRYGENPNRLQHYYQFQVVIKPSPDNIQELYLGSLEMLGFDPTKNDIRFVEDNWENPTLGAWGLGWEVWLNGMEVTQFTYFQQVGGLECKPVTGEVTYGLERLAMYIQGVDSVYDLVWSDGPLGKTTYGDVFHQNEVEQSTYNFEYADTDFLFYCFDQYEKEAKSLLELERPLPLPAYERILKAAHSFNLLDARKAISVTERQRYILRIRALTKGVAEAYYASREALGFPGCKK; the protein is encoded by the coding sequence ATGACAAAATTTAATGTAAAAACTTTCCAAGGCATGATTCTTGCCTTACAAGAATACTGGGCGAACCAAGGCTGCACCATTGTGCAACCCTTTGATATGGAAGTGGGCGCAGGTACCTCTCACCCGATGACCGCATTGCGCGCGTTAGGCCCGGAGCCGATGGCATTTGCTTATGTGCAACCTTCCCGTCGTCCGACCGATGGTCGCTATGGTGAAAACCCAAACCGTTTACAGCATTACTACCAATTCCAAGTGGTGATTAAACCCTCTCCGGACAATATTCAAGAATTGTATTTAGGTTCCCTTGAAATGCTTGGTTTTGACCCGACCAAAAACGATATTCGTTTTGTGGAAGATAACTGGGAAAACCCAACCTTAGGTGCTTGGGGCTTGGGCTGGGAAGTATGGTTAAACGGCATGGAAGTGACCCAATTTACCTATTTCCAACAAGTGGGCGGCTTAGAATGTAAACCGGTTACCGGCGAAGTGACCTACGGTTTAGAGCGTTTGGCAATGTACATTCAAGGCGTGGATTCTGTATATGACTTAGTTTGGTCTGACGGCCCGCTTGGCAAAACCACTTATGGCGATGTGTTCCATCAAAACGAAGTGGAACAATCCACCTATAACTTTGAATATGCCGACACCGATTTCTTATTCTATTGCTTCGATCAATATGAAAAAGAAGCGAAAAGTTTATTGGAATTAGAACGTCCGTTACCGTTGCCGGCTTACGAGCGCATTCTAAAAGCAGCTCACAGCTTTAACTTGTTAGACGCACGCAAAGCCATTTCCGTTACTGAACGCCAACGCTACATTTTACGCATTCGTGCGTTAACTAAAGGTGTGGCGGAAGCCTATTATGCCAGCCGTGAAGCCTTAGGTTTCCCGGGCTGTAAAAAATAA
- a CDS encoding FABP family protein, which produces MTDFQYPEDIYTEAEPDVNTLANLGPLAPMAGIWEGKRGLDINPKAEGPEKDPYIEHYELQPIDAQTNGPQLYYGLRYHTRIVQPDEVETFHDQVGYWLWEPATGSISLSLSIPRGQSLIATGHATPDAKEFTLKAVRGSLTNGIISNPFIEQSFTTESYEITVKIHEDGTWSYDQITTMIIPNYDEPFEHRDRNRLTKIGEPTPNPTALAAAAQK; this is translated from the coding sequence ATGACCGATTTTCAATATCCGGAAGATATTTACACCGAAGCGGAACCGGATGTAAACACGCTGGCAAATTTAGGACCTTTAGCGCCGATGGCGGGAATTTGGGAGGGCAAGCGCGGTTTGGATATCAATCCAAAGGCGGAAGGGCCGGAGAAAGATCCTTATATCGAACATTACGAGTTGCAACCGATTGATGCACAAACGAATGGTCCACAACTGTATTACGGCTTACGTTATCACACGCGGATTGTGCAGCCGGATGAAGTGGAAACCTTTCACGATCAAGTGGGCTATTGGTTATGGGAACCTGCAACCGGCTCGATTTCTTTGTCGTTAAGTATTCCACGTGGACAAAGCCTGATTGCCACCGGTCATGCCACACCGGATGCGAAAGAATTTACGCTAAAAGCTGTGCGTGGCTCTCTAACGAATGGCATTATCTCGAATCCGTTTATTGAACAATCTTTCACCACAGAAAGCTATGAGATTACGGTAAAAATTCATGAGGATGGCACGTGGTCTTACGATCAAATTACCACAATGATCATCCCAAATTACGACGAACCATTTGAGCATCGTGATCGTAACCGCCTAACCAAAATCGGCGAACCGACACCAAATCCGACCGCACTTGCGGCCGCTGCCCAAAAATAA